One part of the uncultured Bacteroides sp. genome encodes these proteins:
- a CDS encoding glycoside hydrolase family 43 protein — MANIIKSGFLLLLIFLASCKTSRSDVYLFTSFHEPANEGLRYLYSEDGIHWDSIAGAWFKPELGVHKLLRDPSIARTPDGIYHLVWTTSWKGDLGFGYAESKDLIHWSDEKMIPVMAKEPTTVNVWAPEIFYDDEKKEFVVVWASCVPNRFERGIEDEDNNHRLYYITTKDFKTISETKLFYDPGFSVIDATIVKRAKNDYVLVLKDNTRAMRNLKIAFAKSPTGPYSPASVPFTESFVEGPSVTKVANDYMIYFDVYRKHIYGAMKTKDFIHFQDKTNEVSVPEGHKHGTIIKVPRSEVTNLLKARK, encoded by the coding sequence ATGGCAAATATAATTAAATCAGGATTTCTGTTGCTTCTCATATTTTTGGCTTCATGCAAAACATCTCGTTCAGATGTCTACCTTTTTACATCTTTCCATGAACCAGCAAACGAAGGTTTGCGCTATCTTTACAGTGAAGATGGCATTCATTGGGATAGTATTGCAGGAGCATGGTTTAAACCGGAATTAGGAGTGCATAAACTGTTACGCGACCCATCTATAGCACGTACTCCCGATGGAATTTACCATTTAGTGTGGACTACCAGTTGGAAAGGAGATCTGGGATTTGGTTATGCAGAATCAAAAGACTTGATTCATTGGTCGGACGAGAAAATGATTCCCGTTATGGCTAAAGAACCTACTACTGTAAATGTATGGGCTCCGGAAATTTTTTACGATGATGAAAAGAAAGAATTTGTAGTAGTGTGGGCTTCTTGTGTTCCAAATCGTTTTGAAAGAGGAATTGAAGATGAAGACAACAATCATCGTCTGTATTATATTACAACAAAAGACTTTAAAACAATATCTGAAACAAAATTGTTTTATGATCCGGGATTTAGTGTAATCGATGCTACCATTGTAAAACGTGCAAAGAACGACTATGTTTTGGTGCTGAAAGACAATACCCGTGCAATGAGAAACCTGAAAATTGCATTTGCTAAATCTCCAACAGGTCCTTATTCACCAGCATCTGTTCCTTTTACTGAAAGCTTTGTTGAAGGGCCTTCTGTTACTAAAGTTGCTAACGACTATATGATTTATTTTGATGTATACAGAAAGCATATTTATGGAGCAATGAAAACAAAAGATTTTATTCATTTTCAGGATAAAACGAATGAAGTAAGTGTTCCCGAAGGACATAAGCATGGAACAATTATTAAAGTTCCACGTTCTGAAGTTACTAATCTATTAAAGGCACGTAAATAA
- a CDS encoding glycosyl hydrolase family 65 protein, with translation MNRFTQSICSLASAFLLTTVGAAQNKIHYTGTELSNPAYHDGQLSPVVGVHNIQVMRANREHPNVSNGDGWTYNHQPMMAYWQGKFYMHYLSDPKDEHVPSSRTLLMTSKDGYNWTNPVVLFPPYNVPDGYTKPDYPGVAKNLIAIMHQRVGFYVSKSGKLIAMGFYGVALDKKDDPNDGNGIGRVVREIKKDGSFGPIYFIHYNHAFNESNTNYPFFTKSKDKKFVAACQEILDNPLYRMQWVEESDRNDPIIPLKKEYKAFCYYHLPEGNIACLWKHALTSISKDGGNTWLEPVERAKGFVNSNAKIWGQRLTDGTYATIYNPSEFRWPLAISTSIDGLEYTTLNLIQGEITPMRYGGNYKSYGPQYVRGIQEGNGVPADGNLWVGYSMNKEDIWVSSIQVPIRQNALTQADDNFDKYKSINELTEWNIYSPIWAPVSIENKNGAYWLTLKDKDPFDFAKVERKIPATSELEVSFKMMADQADKGTLQIEFLDENGIACSRLDLTADGFFRAKGGSRFSNMMKYEAGKVYDVKALLSVANRSITVTVDGKKVGVRMFFAPVHSIERIVFRTGAPRNFPTPETPADQDYDLPNAGAEDPMAAYYIKDVKTTAVNPKTSVILSYDNFSHYVDYFNGMEDENIAQAIPNAQASEWMKENIPLFECPQKNFEEMYYYRWWTLRKHLKQTPVGYAFTEFLVPRTYADQYNLIASAFGHHIYESRWLRDQKFLDQYIHVWFRGNGGQPMKKLATFSSWAADAILNRYKVNGNKEYMLDMLPDLESEYKRWESTHRLSSGLFWQGDVQDGMEESISGGRKKKYARPTINSYMFGNAKALSQMALLAGKKDEAALYEHKADTIKNLVENKLWSVKHGFFETYRTDSLANVREAIGYIPWYFNLPDANKYDLAWKQVTEEGGFLAPYGLTTAERRHPLFRMAGCCKCEWDGAIWPFATAQTMTAMANFMNNYKQTVLNDSTYFHLMELYVESQYHRGRPYVGEYLDEVTGAWLKGDQERSRYYNHSTFNDLIITGLVGLRPRTDNTIEVNPLIPEGKWNWFCLDNVLYHGKNITIMWDKDGSKYHLGKGFRIFVNGKEVAKSDRLKKIVCENVL, from the coding sequence ATGAATAGATTTACTCAATCAATATGTTCGCTTGCATCAGCTTTTCTTCTGACAACAGTTGGGGCAGCACAGAATAAGATTCATTATACAGGTACAGAACTTTCTAATCCTGCATATCATGATGGTCAGCTTTCTCCGGTAGTAGGAGTACATAACATTCAGGTGATGCGTGCTAACCGCGAGCATCCCAATGTTTCCAATGGTGATGGCTGGACATATAATCATCAACCGATGATGGCTTACTGGCAAGGAAAGTTCTATATGCATTATCTTTCAGATCCGAAAGATGAGCATGTACCATCTTCACGTACTCTTTTAATGACTTCTAAGGATGGATACAACTGGACAAATCCGGTAGTTCTTTTCCCTCCATATAATGTTCCAGATGGATATACAAAACCAGATTATCCGGGTGTGGCAAAGAATCTGATTGCTATTATGCACCAGCGGGTAGGCTTTTATGTGTCAAAGTCGGGTAAGCTTATAGCAATGGGCTTCTATGGCGTGGCATTAGATAAGAAAGATGATCCGAACGATGGAAATGGCATTGGTCGTGTGGTTAGAGAAATCAAAAAGGATGGTTCTTTCGGGCCAATCTATTTCATTCATTACAATCATGCCTTCAACGAATCAAATACCAACTATCCATTCTTTACTAAAAGTAAGGATAAGAAATTTGTAGCAGCTTGTCAGGAAATTCTTGATAATCCGCTTTATCGCATGCAATGGGTAGAGGAGTCCGATCGTAACGATCCTATTATTCCGTTGAAGAAAGAATATAAAGCATTCTGCTATTATCATTTGCCGGAAGGCAATATTGCTTGTTTATGGAAACACGCACTAACTTCAATCAGTAAGGATGGCGGTAATACCTGGCTTGAACCGGTAGAACGTGCAAAAGGATTTGTTAATAGTAATGCAAAGATCTGGGGACAAAGATTGACTGACGGTACTTATGCAACTATCTATAATCCTTCAGAGTTCCGTTGGCCGCTTGCTATCTCTACCAGTATTGATGGTTTGGAATATACAACACTGAATCTTATTCAAGGTGAAATTACTCCAATGCGTTATGGTGGAAATTATAAGTCATACGGCCCGCAATATGTTCGCGGTATTCAGGAAGGCAATGGAGTTCCTGCCGATGGTAACCTTTGGGTAGGATATAGCATGAATAAGGAAGATATCTGGGTTTCATCTATTCAGGTTCCTATCCGACAAAATGCCCTGACTCAGGCCGATGATAACTTTGATAAATATAAATCAATCAATGAGCTAACAGAATGGAATATCTATTCTCCAATCTGGGCACCAGTATCAATCGAAAATAAGAACGGAGCCTACTGGCTTACTTTAAAAGATAAAGATCCTTTCGATTTTGCTAAAGTTGAGCGTAAGATTCCTGCAACTTCAGAGCTGGAAGTTTCTTTCAAGATGATGGCCGATCAGGCTGACAAAGGTACACTTCAAATTGAATTCCTTGATGAAAACGGTATTGCATGCTCTCGTCTGGACCTTACTGCTGATGGATTTTTCCGTGCAAAAGGTGGATCTCGTTTCTCGAACATGATGAAATACGAAGCCGGTAAAGTATATGACGTAAAAGCTCTTCTATCTGTAGCCAACCGTAGTATTACTGTAACTGTTGATGGCAAGAAAGTAGGAGTGCGTATGTTCTTTGCTCCGGTACATTCTATTGAAAGAATAGTATTCCGCACAGGTGCACCTCGTAATTTCCCTACTCCGGAAACTCCGGCCGATCAGGATTACGATTTGCCAAATGCAGGTGCCGAAGATCCAATGGCTGCATATTATATCAAAGATGTAAAAACAACAGCTGTTAATCCTAAAACTTCTGTTATTCTAAGTTATGATAATTTCAGTCATTACGTTGATTACTTCAACGGAATGGAAGATGAGAATATTGCTCAGGCCATTCCAAATGCTCAGGCAAGCGAATGGATGAAAGAAAATATTCCATTGTTTGAATGCCCTCAGAAGAACTTTGAAGAGATGTACTATTACCGTTGGTGGACATTGCGCAAGCACTTGAAACAAACTCCTGTAGGATATGCATTTACAGAGTTCCTTGTTCCGCGTACTTATGCCGATCAGTATAATCTTATAGCTTCGGCTTTCGGTCATCATATTTATGAATCACGTTGGTTACGTGATCAGAAATTCCTTGATCAATATATACATGTGTGGTTCCGTGGAAACGGCGGTCAGCCAATGAAGAAACTTGCAACTTTCAGCTCATGGGCTGCCGATGCAATTCTTAACCGTTACAAAGTAAATGGTAATAAGGAATATATGCTCGATATGCTTCCTGATTTGGAAAGTGAATACAAACGTTGGGAAAGTACTCATCGTTTATCTTCAGGATTATTCTGGCAGGGAGATGTTCAGGATGGTATGGAAGAATCTATCAGTGGTGGTAGAAAGAAAAAATATGCTCGTCCAACTATTAATAGTTATATGTTTGGTAATGCAAAGGCTTTGTCACAAATGGCTTTGCTTGCCGGAAAGAAAGATGAAGCAGCACTTTACGAACATAAAGCAGATACTATAAAGAATTTGGTTGAGAACAAATTGTGGAGTGTGAAACATGGATTCTTTGAAACTTATCGTACCGATTCGTTGGCAAATGTACGTGAAGCAATTGGTTATATTCCTTGGTACTTTAATCTTCCAGATGCTAATAAATACGATTTGGCATGGAAGCAAGTAACCGAAGAGGGCGGATTCCTTGCACCTTACGGACTTACTACAGCAGAACGTCGTCACCCGTTATTCCGTATGGCAGGTTGCTGCAAATGTGAATGGGATGGAGCCATCTGGCCTTTCGCAACTGCTCAGACTATGACTGCAATGGCTAACTTTATGAATAACTACAAACAGACAGTCTTGAATGACAGTACATATTTCCATTTGATGGAACTTTACGTTGAATCTCAATATCACCGTGGCCGTCCTTATGTAGGCGAATACCTTGATGAAGTAACCGGAGCATGGTTAAAAGGAGATCAGGAAAGAAGTCGTTACTATAACCACTCAACCTTTAATGATCTGATTATTACCGGACTTGTTGGCCTTCGCCCTCGCACGGATAACACAATAGAAGTCAATCCATTGATCCCTGAAGGAAAATGGAACTGGTTCTGTCTTGACAATGTGTTGTATCATGGTAAGAACATTACTATAATGTGGGATAAAGACGGTAGTAAATACCATCTTGGAAAAGGATTCCGTATATTTGTCAATGGAAAAGAAGTCGCAAAATCAGATCGTTTGAAGAAGATTGTTTGTGAAAATGTATTATAA
- a CDS encoding RagB/SusD family nutrient uptake outer membrane protein, which translates to MKKNIINLFSLSLTIIFTLSACSDDFLEEKKNYDNVSEDIYNNYTGCNARVNDIYSWCLPDVNGAPSWKYNSTGTNDDQAKSTEEYSGFGAFVNPESPLAVLSGTSVPDFFQGTANNIQASAWGRIRNINDVIRGIEGGSLSQENKNKLLGQVYFFRAWCYYNLVKWYGGVPIITEVQEPTESSYVPRSSAKACVEFIISDLAKASEMLSAETTNGGWRSGDDWGRVTSGTALALKGRVLLMWASPLFNRANDESRWQSAYTEMKKDLTTINACGYNLYNTSSNVNGSDFAGMFTKYSQNPEAVFVSQYNTVSAGNGQRNNSWERGIRPKNTTGSGKNASAMLIDMFPMADGKRPASCDTYTKLQASDSTYNEGYPFMARDPRFYRTFAFPGVRWAYKGDPIPANPNNPSYDGGINYVLWNYVWYTDKNDQGNPESGNSYGADNLLANKSGVYVRKRSDDLDVNNSPLYGGFDAANSNGGFAYSAAPYIELRYAEVLLNFAEVACGAGHMDEAVEQIKKVRARAGYTSDNNYGLQQDLTSDQATCMSAILYERQIEFAYEGKRFDDLRRWMLFDGGATAVTGAPSSWTLTGWGGNTCTWLGFKALNGQRRENFEFRVADSYGIGGTTFDSDPLVKAGVTRCTPVDYRKADLKSQLETLKSWYETHLVRNLKKGDGRDSNHNDEYITFYPRYYFLGLSQGALNNNLKIQQTIGWEDSNNGGSAGTFDPFAE; encoded by the coding sequence ATGAAAAAAAATATAATAAATCTGTTCAGCTTAAGCTTGACTATTATTTTCACGCTTTCTGCTTGTAGTGATGACTTCCTTGAAGAAAAGAAGAATTACGATAACGTGAGCGAAGATATCTACAACAATTATACTGGATGTAATGCTCGTGTGAATGATATTTACAGCTGGTGTTTACCGGATGTAAATGGTGCTCCTAGTTGGAAATACAACAGTACTGGTACTAATGATGACCAGGCTAAATCTACTGAAGAATATAGTGGTTTTGGTGCATTTGTTAATCCTGAATCACCTTTGGCTGTATTGAGTGGAACATCTGTTCCTGATTTCTTTCAGGGAACAGCTAACAATATTCAAGCTTCAGCTTGGGGACGTATTCGTAATATAAATGATGTAATTCGTGGCATCGAAGGCGGAAGTCTTTCTCAGGAAAATAAAAATAAACTTCTGGGTCAGGTTTACTTCTTCCGTGCGTGGTGTTATTACAATCTTGTAAAATGGTATGGTGGTGTGCCAATTATTACAGAAGTTCAGGAGCCTACTGAATCATCTTACGTGCCTCGCTCATCAGCTAAGGCTTGTGTTGAATTTATAATAAGTGATTTGGCTAAGGCTTCTGAGATGCTTTCTGCCGAAACAACCAATGGCGGCTGGAGATCAGGCGATGACTGGGGACGTGTTACTTCAGGTACAGCATTGGCTTTGAAAGGTCGTGTACTACTAATGTGGGCAAGTCCGTTATTCAATCGTGCTAATGATGAATCACGCTGGCAAAGTGCTTATACCGAGATGAAAAAGGATCTTACAACAATCAACGCTTGTGGATATAATCTTTATAACACTAGTAGTAATGTAAATGGTTCTGACTTTGCCGGTATGTTTACTAAATATAGCCAAAATCCGGAAGCTGTATTTGTAAGTCAATACAATACAGTTTCTGCCGGTAACGGACAGAGAAATAATTCATGGGAACGTGGTATTCGTCCAAAGAATACAACTGGAAGTGGCAAGAATGCATCAGCAATGTTGATTGATATGTTCCCAATGGCAGATGGTAAGCGCCCTGCTTCATGCGATACTTACACTAAGCTTCAGGCTTCTGATTCTACCTATAATGAAGGTTATCCATTTATGGCACGTGACCCTCGTTTCTATCGTACTTTTGCTTTCCCGGGTGTACGTTGGGCTTATAAGGGAGATCCTATTCCGGCAAATCCTAATAACCCATCTTATGATGGTGGTATTAATTATGTGCTGTGGAACTATGTATGGTATACTGACAAAAATGACCAGGGTAATCCTGAAAGTGGAAACTCTTATGGTGCAGACAATTTGTTAGCAAACAAGAGTGGTGTTTATGTACGTAAACGTTCTGATGATTTGGATGTAAACAATTCACCTCTTTACGGAGGTTTCGATGCAGCAAATTCTAACGGAGGTTTTGCTTATTCTGCCGCTCCTTATATTGAACTTCGTTATGCAGAGGTATTATTAAACTTTGCAGAGGTAGCTTGTGGTGCCGGTCATATGGATGAAGCTGTAGAACAAATAAAGAAAGTTCGTGCTCGTGCAGGTTATACTTCTGATAATAATTATGGATTGCAACAGGATTTGACATCAGATCAAGCTACATGTATGTCTGCTATTCTGTATGAACGCCAAATTGAATTTGCTTATGAAGGAAAACGTTTCGATGATCTTCGTCGTTGGATGTTATTTGATGGTGGTGCAACAGCAGTTACTGGCGCTCCTTCTTCATGGACATTGACCGGATGGGGTGGCAATACTTGTACATGGCTTGGTTTTAAAGCATTGAATGGACAACGTCGTGAGAATTTTGAATTCCGTGTGGCTGATTCTTATGGTATTGGTGGAACAACATTCGATTCCGATCCATTAGTAAAAGCTGGCGTTACTCGTTGTACTCCTGTTGATTATCGTAAGGCCGACTTGAAGTCTCAATTGGAAACACTGAAATCATGGTATGAAACTCATTTGGTTCGTAACTTGAAGAAGGGCGATGGTCGTGATTCTAATCATAATGATGAGTATATTACGTTCTACCCACGTTATTATTTCCTTGGCCTTTCTCAAGGTGCATTGAATAACAACCTTAAGATACAACAAACTATCGGTTGGGAAGATTCTAATAATGGTGGTTCCGCAGGTACATTTGACCCATTTGCTGAATAA
- a CDS encoding DUF3826 domain-containing protein, which translates to MKFLYLVALFALFAGTTFATELDSLNRDPKYVETIKGRSQKIVDKLKLKKANVALDVRNIIANKYFLLNDIYEKRDAAVKKVKDSGVTGSQKNDALSAIDHEKDAALYRSHFAFASDLSLLLNEKQIEEVKDGMTFGVVNVTYTATLDMIPSLKADEKKQILAWLKEAREFAMDAENSNKKHEAFGKYKGRINNYLSKRGYDLTKERAEWEKRCKAKGIKL; encoded by the coding sequence ATGAAATTTTTGTACTTAGTTGCATTATTCGCTCTTTTTGCTGGTACAACTTTTGCTACAGAACTGGATTCGCTTAACCGTGATCCGAAATATGTAGAGACTATCAAAGGTCGTTCACAGAAAATTGTCGATAAACTGAAACTGAAAAAAGCAAATGTGGCTCTTGATGTTCGTAATATTATTGCTAATAAGTATTTCTTATTGAATGATATTTATGAAAAAAGAGATGCTGCAGTTAAGAAGGTCAAAGATTCTGGTGTGACAGGTTCACAAAAGAACGATGCTCTTTCTGCTATTGATCACGAAAAGGATGCAGCTTTATACCGTTCTCATTTCGCTTTTGCTTCGGATCTTTCTTTGTTGCTCAACGAAAAGCAGATTGAAGAAGTAAAAGATGGTATGACTTTCGGAGTTGTAAATGTAACTTATACTGCAACTCTCGATATGATTCCTTCTTTGAAAGCTGATGAGAAAAAGCAAATATTAGCTTGGCTAAAAGAAGCTCGTGAATTTGCTATGGATGCTGAGAATTCTAATAAGAAACATGAAGCATTTGGTAAATACAAAGGTCGTATTAACAATTATCTTTCTAAACGTGGCTATGATCTTACTAAAGAAAGAGCTGAGTGGGAAAAACGTTGTAAAGCAAAAGGTATAAAATTGTAA
- a CDS encoding polysaccharide lyase, whose amino-acid sequence MKKKLLLVMFMVALMAPFSQVKAQYPDVPKDVKEAADKMMAEEQASSDAAWDKAYPIIKEEAQHGRPYIPWAARPTDLPQAKIPSFPGAMGGGAYTFGGRGGRVITVTNLNDRGPGSLRDACEQGGARIVVFNVSGIIRIKTPIIVRAPYITIAGQTAPGDGVCLAGESFWVNTHDVIVRHMRFRRGETWVGRRDDSFGGNPVGNIMIDHCSCTFGLDENISFYRHMFSPGKGYNDLKLPTVNVTIQNTISAKALDTYNHAFGSTLGGENCSFMRNLWASNAGRNPSIGWNGIFNFANNVVYNWVHRSVDGGDYTALYNIINNYYKPGPLTPKDTPVGHRIVKPESGRSKLGYYVFGRVYCNGNVMEGNETVTKDNWAGGVQVEEQPNTDGYTADMKWNEPFPMPSFPIMSAKEAYNFVMENVGANIPKRDIVDQRIIEEVKTGKAYYKEGLDPESFYQFKYRRLPKDSYKKGIITDIKQVGGYPEYKGKAYKDSDNDGMPDAWEKANGLNPNDPSDANKDCTGDGYTNIEKYINGIDTKAKVDWTNPANNFDTLAKKGSLM is encoded by the coding sequence ATGAAAAAGAAATTATTATTGGTAATGTTTATGGTGGCGCTTATGGCACCATTTTCACAAGTTAAGGCTCAGTATCCTGATGTTCCTAAAGACGTTAAGGAAGCAGCTGATAAAATGATGGCAGAAGAACAAGCATCTTCTGACGCTGCATGGGATAAAGCTTATCCTATTATTAAAGAAGAGGCTCAACACGGACGTCCATATATTCCATGGGCAGCTCGTCCAACTGATCTTCCACAAGCTAAAATTCCATCTTTCCCAGGTGCAATGGGTGGCGGCGCATACACTTTTGGTGGCCGTGGTGGTAGAGTTATTACTGTAACAAATCTTAATGATCGCGGACCAGGTTCTTTGCGTGATGCTTGTGAACAAGGTGGTGCTCGTATTGTAGTATTTAATGTTTCAGGTATTATCCGCATTAAAACTCCTATTATTGTTCGTGCTCCTTATATTACTATTGCAGGACAAACTGCACCGGGTGATGGTGTATGTTTAGCTGGCGAATCTTTCTGGGTAAATACTCACGATGTGATTGTACGTCACATGCGTTTCCGTCGTGGTGAAACATGGGTAGGCCGTCGTGACGACTCATTCGGTGGTAACCCTGTAGGTAACATTATGATCGACCACTGTTCTTGTACTTTTGGTCTGGATGAAAATATTTCTTTCTATCGTCACATGTTCAGTCCTGGTAAAGGATACAATGATCTTAAATTGCCTACTGTAAATGTAACTATCCAGAATACAATTTCTGCAAAGGCTCTTGATACTTACAACCATGCATTTGGTAGTACTCTTGGTGGTGAAAACTGTTCTTTCATGCGTAACCTTTGGGCTAGCAATGCAGGACGTAACCCATCTATTGGTTGGAATGGTATTTTTAACTTTGCGAATAACGTAGTTTACAACTGGGTGCACCGTTCTGTTGACGGTGGTGATTATACAGCATTGTATAATATCATTAATAACTACTACAAACCAGGTCCGTTAACTCCAAAAGATACTCCTGTTGGTCATCGTATTGTAAAACCTGAATCAGGACGTAGTAAATTAGGTTATTATGTATTTGGTCGTGTATACTGTAATGGTAATGTAATGGAAGGTAATGAAACTGTAACTAAAGATAACTGGGCAGGTGGTGTTCAGGTTGAAGAACAACCTAATACAGACGGCTATACTGCTGATATGAAATGGAACGAACCATTCCCAATGCCTTCATTCCCAATTATGTCTGCTAAAGAAGCTTACAATTTCGTAATGGAAAATGTAGGTGCTAATATTCCTAAGAGAGATATTGTAGACCAACGTATTATTGAAGAAGTAAAAACTGGTAAGGCTTATTACAAAGAAGGTTTAGATCCTGAATCATTCTATCAATTCAAATATCGTCGTTTACCAAAAGATTCTTATAAGAAAGGTATCATTACAGATATCAAGCAAGTTGGTGGATATCCTGAATACAAAGGTAAAGCATACAAAGACAGTGATAACGATGGTATGCCAGATGCATGGGAAAAAGCAAACGGTTTGAATCCTAACGATCCATCTGATGCAAACAAAGACTGCACTGGTGACGGTTATACAAACATTGAAAAATACATCAATGGTATTGATACCAAAGCTAAGGTTGACTGGACAAACCCAGCTAATAACTTCGATACATTAGCAAAAAAAGGTTCATTGATGTAA